The Bdellovibrionales bacterium genome includes a window with the following:
- a CDS encoding discoidin domain-containing protein: MSHITLDDFEDIGTWTPHSSGQINLKLTQGAGLNGKALKLDFDFKEPQGFVTARKELSFSTPDDYAICFDFRGNLSIKKFELKLIDQSGQNVWWYNSPHLEISDKWQNMSIKSHQIEFAWGPLGSNSDPITSVGAIELVFWADSSERGSIWIANLELIDKTIQNPPVVTASSSLAGYSPDSCLDPSSEKAWRSTTAKKPQWLKINFGEIRDIGGLVIHWDTLNQTKKFEIQCLSEEASEWKTIYHAEAVSHVRSYVYLPGTACRQLRFNFLENYGSESFGLKFLEIKNHHFSRSQSSFFKNVAHYEPRGTFPKYFYGEQSYWTVIGTPQENSFQALINEEGMVEIDKGSFSVEPFLVVEKRLVTWNDVEVTQSLEPGLPIPSVHWKGSDLHLQTTVYMDSTEKRSLVYIRYRLQNLGEKDQNVSLFALLRPFQVTPPWQSHLKFGGISRIDELNALEGAIQVNKAKIVIPLCNSERLFFSSFDQGPLSSIIRNEPLPELSQLVDSCGWASGSMKFKFDLKPNSIGEVYLAIPSDNCSTEKKEIKKISQISGSGTFQRVVRNWKLKLNSVEVTLPNSEQYFIDALKICAAHILINRDGPAFQPGPRRYACSWIRDGAVMAAAALRMGFDEEAMNFIKWYAKHQNEKNGQLPFSVDDEEHSDPPEHDNLGEFIFTIAECFRITKDMEFLRSLWPSVQKAIDQIEFLRNQRLTNKYLQPETQAFHGLLPESVSHEGYLFRPVHSHWDNFWTLRGLIDAAYLACALGELKSEAHISELCRSFKECLLDSVNLTIKDKGIDYFPGSVELADLDPSATAIVGSLLNDDQFFTKKEFRTTFEKYLADFDTNHRRDSGKWINFTPYEMRIIGTLVKMGRREESYKLLKFFIHERTPHAWNQWPEIVWRDLKAPAHIGDLPHSWVGAEFILSFLSFFAYEKPDKSLILAAGIPTDWLNHGGLSIKNLPTYFGKLNYTLRKIEGDLLEMSVSHDFSSSGVAMIIKPPSLGRMIEVHVNSRKLSEFDPENLTVCDCPAKILIRYSSKD, from the coding sequence ATGTCCCATATAACTCTAGATGATTTTGAAGACATCGGCACTTGGACTCCTCACTCCTCAGGGCAAATAAACCTCAAATTAACACAGGGTGCAGGGCTCAACGGCAAAGCCCTAAAGTTGGACTTTGACTTTAAGGAACCGCAGGGATTTGTCACTGCTCGCAAGGAGCTTTCCTTTTCAACGCCAGACGACTACGCCATTTGCTTTGATTTTCGCGGAAATCTTTCAATAAAGAAGTTCGAATTAAAGCTGATTGATCAGTCCGGCCAAAATGTTTGGTGGTACAATTCTCCCCATCTTGAGATTTCTGATAAATGGCAAAATATGTCGATTAAGTCCCACCAGATTGAATTTGCCTGGGGTCCCTTAGGAAGTAACAGTGATCCCATAACAAGTGTTGGAGCGATTGAACTCGTTTTTTGGGCTGACTCATCAGAGAGGGGATCGATATGGATCGCCAATCTCGAACTCATTGACAAAACAATCCAAAATCCTCCAGTTGTTACTGCATCCAGTTCGCTTGCAGGCTATAGCCCAGATTCCTGCTTGGACCCATCATCTGAAAAAGCTTGGAGAAGTACGACTGCAAAAAAGCCCCAATGGTTGAAGATCAATTTTGGAGAAATTCGAGACATTGGCGGTTTGGTCATTCATTGGGACACTTTAAACCAAACTAAAAAATTTGAAATTCAATGTTTGAGTGAAGAGGCCAGCGAGTGGAAAACCATTTATCACGCCGAAGCTGTGTCGCATGTGCGAAGTTATGTGTATCTTCCCGGAACGGCATGTCGTCAGCTGCGTTTCAATTTTTTGGAAAATTATGGATCAGAGAGTTTTGGACTAAAGTTCCTCGAAATAAAAAATCATCATTTTTCCCGATCTCAAAGTTCCTTTTTTAAAAACGTCGCTCATTACGAACCAAGGGGAACCTTTCCAAAATATTTCTATGGGGAACAGAGCTATTGGACCGTGATTGGGACTCCTCAAGAAAATTCATTCCAAGCACTCATTAACGAGGAAGGAATGGTGGAGATTGATAAAGGCAGTTTTTCTGTGGAACCGTTTCTCGTAGTTGAGAAAAGATTGGTGACTTGGAACGATGTTGAAGTCACGCAAAGTCTCGAGCCTGGCTTACCAATCCCATCAGTTCATTGGAAAGGAAGTGACCTTCATCTTCAAACGACTGTCTATATGGATAGCACAGAGAAGAGATCTCTTGTTTACATTCGCTATCGTCTTCAGAATTTGGGAGAAAAGGATCAAAATGTTTCCTTATTCGCCTTGCTGCGACCATTCCAAGTGACCCCTCCCTGGCAGAGTCATCTTAAGTTCGGTGGGATCTCACGAATTGATGAACTGAATGCCTTAGAAGGCGCTATTCAAGTCAATAAGGCGAAAATCGTAATTCCTCTGTGTAATTCTGAACGTCTTTTCTTTTCTTCTTTCGATCAGGGACCGCTCAGCTCAATTATTCGCAATGAGCCGCTACCTGAATTATCACAATTGGTCGATAGTTGCGGGTGGGCTTCAGGCTCAATGAAATTCAAATTTGATTTGAAACCGAATTCAATTGGGGAGGTTTATTTAGCGATACCAAGCGACAATTGCTCGACTGAGAAAAAAGAAATAAAGAAAATCTCACAGATATCTGGTTCTGGGACCTTCCAGAGAGTTGTACGGAACTGGAAACTTAAACTCAACTCTGTAGAAGTCACCCTGCCGAATTCTGAACAATATTTTATTGACGCCCTTAAAATATGTGCAGCACACATTCTTATCAATCGTGATGGTCCGGCCTTTCAGCCTGGCCCTCGCCGATATGCATGCAGCTGGATTCGTGATGGCGCCGTGATGGCCGCCGCTGCTCTTCGTATGGGATTTGATGAAGAAGCAATGAACTTTATCAAATGGTACGCCAAACATCAAAACGAGAAAAACGGACAACTCCCTTTTTCTGTCGACGATGAAGAACATTCTGATCCACCAGAGCACGATAATCTTGGTGAGTTCATTTTTACCATTGCAGAGTGTTTCCGCATAACAAAAGACATGGAATTTTTAAGATCTCTGTGGCCATCTGTTCAGAAAGCAATAGATCAAATTGAGTTTCTTCGTAATCAGAGGTTAACCAATAAATATCTGCAACCTGAAACTCAGGCTTTCCACGGACTCCTGCCAGAATCGGTTAGTCACGAAGGGTATTTGTTTCGACCCGTTCATTCGCATTGGGATAATTTTTGGACTTTACGAGGTTTGATTGACGCCGCCTATTTGGCCTGTGCTTTGGGAGAGCTTAAATCAGAAGCTCATATTTCTGAACTTTGCAGGTCATTCAAAGAGTGCCTTCTAGACTCTGTGAATTTGACGATAAAAGATAAAGGAATTGATTATTTTCCTGGCTCGGTAGAACTGGCTGACCTTGATCCATCCGCCACCGCCATCGTTGGATCTCTTCTCAATGATGATCAATTTTTTACAAAAAAGGAGTTTCGAACTACCTTTGAAAAATATCTAGCTGATTTTGATACAAATCACAGAAGAGATTCCGGAAAGTGGATTAACTTCACTCCCTACGAAATGCGCATCATAGGAACACTCGTGAAAATGGGAAGGAGAGAAGAATCCTACAAACTCTTAAAGTTTTTTATCCACGAAAGAACTCCTCATGCTTGGAATCAATGGCCAGAAATTGTTTGGCGCGATCTCAAGGCCCCGGCTCACATCGGAGACTTACCTCATTCGTGGGTGGGTGCTGAATTCATTCTTTCTTTTTTGTCATTTTTTGCCTATGAGAAGCCCGATAAAAGTCTCATTCTGGCCGCCGGCATTCCAACCGATTGGCTAAATCATGGCGGGCTATCGATCAAAAATCTTCCAACTTATTTCGGGAAATTAAATTATACCCTACGAAAAATTGAAGGGGACCTCTTGGAAATGTCCGTATCTCACGACTTTTCTTCCTCTGGTGTCGCAATGATTATTAAGCCCCCCTCTCTTGGCCGCATGATCGAAGTTCACGTAAATTCGAGAAAACTTTCTGAGTTTGATCCTGAAAACTTAACAGTCTGCGATTGTCCGGCAAAAATTCTTATCAGGTACTCATCTAAGGATTAG
- a CDS encoding ABC transporter ATP-binding protein/permease codes for MARPFFVSSEGGKALGLLCLLVVLSLSINGLNIFSSYLNRDMMTVLADGKSTMFLLLALQCAGIVGIITVVAVFFRFIEERFALYWRQWLTDYFLREYLGNRAYCRLNEQPDIDNPDQRITEDIRTFTATTLSFFLIILNSVVAFIGFASILWSITPWLVYGALAYATVGSVITFLLGYRLVHLNFLQLKKEADLRYDLIQIREHADAVALNRGESKELTRVQKGLAIVVDNFKWIISVNRNLSFFTTGYNYWAQLVPIIIVAPIYLDGNREFGVVTQAASAFAFVLGSFSVIITEFQRLSSFVAIVSRLDSLNEAMLKKPIAHRPTIEIIDRNESISYENLTILGPENEAPLILNLNLEISPGRRLVIVGPNRVGKSLLVNATAGIWTAGKGRIRRPQQDQLMFLPQHPYLKRGSLRSVLTYPCVNNNIEDQLLVSVLNAVQLGSFLNRVGGLDADQDWSTRVSTSESQLLSIAQLLIAKPRFSFLDEAISTLAPEIRKMIYRALHESSITYISTTNDPALLLFHDQILELRGDGLWSLRSLDSSNP; via the coding sequence GTGGCACGGCCATTTTTCGTCTCCTCTGAAGGCGGGAAGGCACTTGGTCTCCTTTGCTTATTGGTTGTTTTGTCATTGTCTATCAATGGACTAAATATTTTTTCAAGTTATCTCAATCGAGACATGATGACGGTCTTAGCCGATGGAAAGTCGACGATGTTTCTGCTCTTGGCCCTTCAGTGCGCCGGAATAGTCGGAATAATTACGGTGGTGGCTGTTTTTTTTCGTTTCATTGAAGAGCGATTCGCTTTGTACTGGAGGCAGTGGTTAACAGATTATTTCTTGCGTGAGTATCTGGGCAATAGAGCCTATTGCAGGCTAAATGAACAACCCGATATCGATAATCCTGATCAGCGAATCACAGAGGACATTCGAACATTTACTGCCACAACTTTATCTTTTTTTCTCATAATTCTTAACTCTGTGGTCGCATTCATTGGATTTGCCAGCATCCTATGGTCGATCACGCCCTGGTTAGTCTACGGGGCCCTGGCTTACGCCACAGTTGGTTCTGTAATCACTTTTTTACTTGGATATCGCCTCGTCCACCTCAATTTTCTTCAGCTAAAAAAGGAGGCAGATTTAAGGTATGATTTGATTCAAATTCGTGAACACGCCGATGCTGTCGCCTTAAATCGCGGTGAGAGCAAAGAGCTGACGAGAGTTCAAAAAGGTTTGGCGATTGTCGTCGATAATTTCAAGTGGATTATATCAGTCAACCGAAATCTCAGCTTTTTTACGACTGGATATAATTATTGGGCCCAGCTTGTTCCAATCATCATCGTAGCGCCCATTTATTTGGATGGAAATCGGGAATTTGGGGTCGTCACTCAAGCGGCGTCTGCATTTGCGTTTGTGCTGGGCTCCTTTTCTGTGATTATCACTGAATTTCAGAGACTCTCGTCTTTTGTAGCAATTGTCTCACGTTTGGATTCACTGAATGAAGCAATGCTAAAAAAGCCAATAGCTCATAGACCAACCATCGAGATTATTGATAGAAACGAGTCGATTAGCTACGAAAACCTCACTATTTTGGGACCCGAGAACGAGGCCCCGCTGATTCTCAACTTGAACCTAGAAATCTCTCCAGGAAGACGGCTGGTCATTGTCGGCCCAAATCGCGTGGGAAAGAGCCTGTTGGTTAATGCCACTGCGGGAATCTGGACAGCCGGAAAAGGTCGGATTAGAAGGCCGCAGCAAGATCAACTCATGTTTTTGCCTCAGCATCCCTATTTGAAACGTGGATCTTTGAGGTCTGTTTTAACCTATCCTTGTGTAAACAATAACATTGAAGATCAACTTTTAGTAAGTGTTTTAAATGCAGTTCAATTGGGGTCGTTTTTGAACAGGGTTGGGGGGCTCGATGCAGATCAAGATTGGTCCACCCGGGTGTCGACAAGCGAATCTCAGCTATTATCAATTGCACAGCTTCTCATAGCTAAGCCTCGTTTTTCATTTTTAGATGAAGCAATCAGTACCCTTGCTCCGGAGATCCGGAAGATGATCTATAGGGCCCTTCATGAGTCTTCGATCACCTATATCAGTACAACTAATGATCCAGCTCTTCTTCTCTTTCATGATCAAATTTTGGAATTAAGAGGGGACGGTTTATGGAGCCTTCGTTCCTTGGACAGTTCTAATCCTTAG
- a CDS encoding TetR/AcrR family transcriptional regulator, which produces MKKADQTRAKIIKSAAFCLAHFGERETTFQAIADHCGVSQPLVVKYLKNREVSFQVFLMKWWKKPGL; this is translated from the coding sequence ATGAAAAAAGCAGATCAGACGAGGGCAAAGATAATTAAGTCGGCCGCCTTTTGTCTGGCTCATTTTGGCGAGCGGGAAACGACATTTCAGGCTATTGCCGATCATTGCGGGGTGAGCCAGCCTTTGGTTGTAAAGTATTTGAAAAATAGGGAGGTATCTTTTCAAGTGTTCTTGATGAAATGGTGGAAAAAGCCCGGTCTATAA